The following proteins are encoded in a genomic region of Moorena sp. SIOASIH:
- a CDS encoding site-specific integrase, with translation MKIDRHGQAKILTAEEIQLLFNEGATLNPPRDRALFAVMLYTACRVNEAVTLRIRDVLDRFGSVRPIVLFRKGNTKGKLATRTIPVLEDLRKHLTDYHPPKWANYLFPGRHGKGHITSDAASWILREACKRVDIEGVSTHSFRRTALTQQSNAGIPLRVIQEISGHRTLDELYKYLEVFTDVTNTHLP, from the coding sequence ATGAAAATCGACCGCCATGGCCAGGCAAAGATTTTAACAGCAGAAGAAATCCAGCTCCTGTTCAACGAAGGGGCAACCCTTAACCCGCCACGAGACCGGGCGCTGTTTGCCGTCATGCTCTACACTGCCTGTCGAGTCAATGAAGCGGTGACCTTAAGAATAAGGGATGTCTTAGATCGCTTTGGTTCCGTGCGTCCCATTGTCCTGTTTCGGAAAGGGAACACCAAAGGTAAGCTGGCTACCCGAACCATCCCGGTACTGGAAGATCTGCGGAAGCACTTAACGGACTACCACCCTCCGAAATGGGCAAACTATCTATTCCCCGGAAGGCACGGGAAAGGACATATCACCTCAGATGCCGCCAGCTGGATCCTTAGGGAGGCATGTAAGCGTGTGGATATAGAAGGAGTTAGCACCCACAGTTTCCGCAGGACAGCACTCACCCAACAAAGCAACGCAGGAATCCCCTTGCGGGTAATCCAAGAAATCTCAGGGCATCGGACGCTAGACGAATTGTACAAGTACTTAGAAGTGTTTACCGATGTAACTAATACTCATTTACCATAA
- a CDS encoding pentapeptide repeat-containing protein — protein MKANEIVRRYAAGERDFRRVNLRGQSFQGKDLSGADFSEADIRGANFKNANLTGTNFCKAKAGLQRPWAIGFLIGSLLLSGVIGCWIDRDFRTWRNAREAVMKCQST, from the coding sequence ATGAAAGCTAATGAAATTGTGAGACGATATGCAGCAGGAGAAAGGGATTTCCGCAGGGTAAATCTTAGAGGTCAGTCATTCCAAGGGAAAGACCTTTCAGGGGCAGATTTTAGTGAAGCTGATATTAGAGGGGCAAACTTTAAGAATGCTAATCTAACCGGAACTAACTTCTGTAAGGCGAAGGCTGGATTACAACGACCCTGGGCAATTGGTTTCCTCATTGGATCTTTATTGCTGTCAGGAGTAATAGGATGCTGGATCGACAGGGACTTCCGTACATGGCGTAATGCTAGAGAAGCTGTCATGAAGTGCCAAAGTACCTGA
- a CDS encoding CU044_2847 family protein produces MTQLTPIQLEDGTIIYVEATEDLDIPTVSSPDNQDEEEEEEEALTDKGMSSPERLRQQIIQHAQIIEGTIRAYTIIGLNAFKKKPIPNVKKVTLEFGIELGGEAGIPYVTKGTAKSNLKITVECELPKPIKNQT; encoded by the coding sequence ATGACACAATTAACGCCAATTCAGCTAGAGGATGGCACAATTATTTATGTTGAAGCTACAGAAGATTTAGACATTCCTACGGTAAGCAGCCCAGACAACCAAGACGAAGAGGAAGAAGAAGAAGAAGCCCTCACCGACAAGGGGATGAGTTCTCCTGAAAGGCTACGACAGCAAATAATACAACACGCTCAAATCATTGAAGGTACGATCCGGGCTTACACTATTATTGGCTTAAATGCGTTTAAGAAAAAGCCAATACCTAATGTTAAAAAAGTAACCCTAGAATTTGGGATTGAATTAGGGGGAGAAGCGGGGATTCCTTATGTTACCAAAGGCACTGCTAAAAGTAATCTTAAGATAACAGTAGAGTGTGAGCTTCCTAAGCCAATTAAAAATCAAACTTAG